A DNA window from Ralstonia solanacearum K60 contains the following coding sequences:
- the modA gene encoding molybdate ABC transporter substrate-binding protein, translating into MSRFSLRAGVRAVGLAAALLLGLCAQAQAADLVVSAAASLTNAFKTLAQSYEAQHPDTHIVLNFGASDVLMQQIVRGAPADVFASADQEAMDKAVSEKVIQPGTRRDFVANQLVLIVPSTSAVPVHALGDLVRPDVQRVAIGNPASVPVGRYAKRALDAAGLWQPVSAKAVLAQNVRQALDYVARGEVEAGLVFATDAAVAADKVKVAAPVPLSVPLTYPIAVTAGTRQPRQAADFVAFVLSPAGQAVLAKYGFLKP; encoded by the coding sequence GCGCAGGTGTGCGCGCCGTTGGTCTGGCCGCTGCGCTGTTGCTGGGCCTGTGCGCGCAGGCCCAGGCTGCCGATCTGGTGGTGTCCGCCGCCGCCAGCCTGACCAATGCCTTCAAGACGCTCGCGCAGTCGTACGAGGCGCAGCATCCCGATACCCATATCGTGCTGAATTTCGGCGCCTCCGATGTGCTGATGCAGCAGATCGTGCGCGGCGCGCCCGCCGATGTGTTCGCCTCCGCCGACCAGGAAGCAATGGACAAGGCCGTGAGCGAAAAGGTCATCCAGCCCGGGACGCGCCGTGACTTCGTGGCCAACCAGTTGGTGCTGATCGTGCCGTCGACGAGCGCGGTGCCGGTGCATGCCTTGGGCGACCTGGTCCGGCCGGACGTGCAGCGCGTGGCGATCGGCAACCCGGCTTCGGTGCCGGTGGGCCGTTATGCGAAGCGCGCGCTGGACGCCGCCGGCCTGTGGCAGCCGGTGTCGGCCAAGGCGGTGCTGGCGCAGAACGTGCGCCAGGCGCTGGACTATGTGGCGCGCGGCGAGGTCGAGGCCGGCCTGGTGTTCGCCACCGACGCGGCCGTCGCGGCGGACAAGGTGAAGGTGGCGGCGCCGGTGCCGCTGTCGGTGCCGCTCACGTATCCGATCGCGGTGACGGCCGGCACGCGGCAGCCGCGGCAGGCCGCCGACTTCGTCGCCTTTGTGCTGTCGCCGGCCGGCCAGGCCGTTCTGGCCAAGTATGGTTTCCTGAAGCCGTAA